ATTGACCGCCAGATTGCGCATCGAGCACGGCCTCGGAGAAGGAATCCTGATCAGTGGCCATGGCAATGACAACACCGAGCCAAGCGCCACCTGGGGGCCGCTACCTCTTGATTTCTTTGCGTTCACCCCCTGATACCTCGTCATCCATTGGCGGGCGCATTCCAATTGGTTGCCGAGTTGCGACGCGAGCCCCAGCCTGAAGACAGCAGCCTTGATCCGCACCCATGGCAGCCAAGACCTACCTGGCAGGCGATCTTGGAGGCACAAAGACACTCCTGAGCCTCTACAGGGAGATTGATGGACAGCTGAAGAAAGAGCACAGCCACCGCTACAGATCAGCGGACTGGCAGGACCTCGAATCGATGCTTAAGCATTTTTTGAATCAATCCCCTGCCGACCTGCCAAAACCAACAACCAGTTGCATTGCCGTTGCCGGGCCTGTTCATCAGGGCAGCGCCAAGCTCACCAATCTGCCCTGGCAATTGAGTCAGACGTCTTTATCGGCTGCAACGGGTTTGGAACGGCTTGAGCTGGTCAATGACTTCGCTGTCTTGATCCATGGGTTGTCCCACTTAAGTGATGAACAACAGGTGGTGCTGCAGACGGGACGAGACAAAGCGACACCCGCCCCAGGTGGAACCGAAAATGGTCCTGTGGCCATTCTCGGTGCGGGAACCGGCCTGGGCATGGCGCGTGGATTGCCCATAGCCGGCGGATGGCTTGCCATTCCCAGCGAAGGCGGCCACCGGGAATTTTCGCCTCGCACCGAGGATGAATGGGAACTCGCTCAATGGCTGAGACAGGATCTTGGACTGCAACGGTTGTCCATTGAGCGGATTGTCAGTGGCACTGGTCTCGGACATGTGATGAATTGGCTGCTTCACCGTCAGCCGGAAACCGAGCATTGCCTGAGGGCTCATGCCCACGCCTGGCGCACAATGACTGCCGATCAACCCGGTTATCAGGATCTGCCGTCCTGCACCGGAAAAGCAGCCGCAAGCGGTGACCCTCTTGCTGGCGAAGCACTGAAACTTTGGCTTGGAGCCTATGGATCTGTAGCAGGAGACCTGGCTCTACAGGAGCTCTGCACCGGGGGCCTCTGGATTGGGGGGGGAACAGCCCCAAAAAACCTAGGTGGCCTCTGCTCCAAGCAGTTTCTGGAACCTTTACGGTCCAAAGGACGGTTCCGTTGCCTGATCGAAGGATTGACCATCCGCGCAGTCGTCGATCCGGAGGCAGGATTGTTTAGTGCGGCTTGCCGCGCACGTGATCTCGTGGAGTCGGGTGGGACACTGGCCTGAGCCGAGCAGCAGGGATGGCGCAGCCGCGCATAGGCCAGACCGTGGTGGTGGATGTACCAGCCACCACAGCCAACATCGGGCCGGGCTTTGACTGTCTTGGCGCCGCCCTAGATCTCAATAACCGCTTCACGATGCGACGCATCGAGGGCCACGGAGAGCGTTTCGAGCTGATCATCGAAGGACAGGAAGGCTCTCACCTGCGAGGCGGTGCTGAAAATCTCGTGTACAGAGCTGCTCAGCGGGTCTGGAAAGCTGCCGGGGAAGAACCGGTTGCCTTGGAGGCAAGGGTGCGTCTTGCTGTCCCTCCCGCCAGAGGACTGGGAAGCAGTGCGACGGCAATCGTGGCTGGACTTGTTGGGGCCAACGCCCTGGTTGGAGAAC
Above is a window of Synechococcus sp. BIOS-U3-1 DNA encoding:
- a CDS encoding glucokinase produces the protein MAAKTYLAGDLGGTKTLLSLYREIDGQLKKEHSHRYRSADWQDLESMLKHFLNQSPADLPKPTTSCIAVAGPVHQGSAKLTNLPWQLSQTSLSAATGLERLELVNDFAVLIHGLSHLSDEQQVVLQTGRDKATPAPGGTENGPVAILGAGTGLGMARGLPIAGGWLAIPSEGGHREFSPRTEDEWELAQWLRQDLGLQRLSIERIVSGTGLGHVMNWLLHRQPETEHCLRAHAHAWRTMTADQPGYQDLPSCTGKAAASGDPLAGEALKLWLGAYGSVAGDLALQELCTGGLWIGGGTAPKNLGGLCSKQFLEPLRSKGRFRCLIEGLTIRAVVDPEAGLFSAACRARDLVESGGTLA